The proteins below are encoded in one region of Buttiauxella gaviniae:
- the araD gene encoding L-ribulose-5-phosphate 4-epimerase yields the protein MLEDLKRQVLEANLALPKNNLVTLTWGNVSAVDRERGVLIIKPSGVDYSIMTAEDMVVVSLKTGEVVEGNKKPSSDTPTHRLLYLQFPHIGGIVHTHSRHATIWAQAGQSIPATGTTHADYFYGAIPCTRKMTDDEINGDYEWQTGEVIVKTFAERGIDAAQMPGVLVHSHGPFAWGKDPVDAVHNAIVLEEVAYMGIFCRQLAPELPDMQQTLLDKHYLRKHGAKAYYGQ from the coding sequence ATGTTAGAAGATCTCAAACGCCAGGTGCTGGAAGCGAACCTTGCCCTACCTAAAAATAATCTGGTAACGCTCACCTGGGGTAATGTCAGCGCCGTTGACCGCGAACGCGGCGTGTTAATCATCAAACCCTCTGGCGTCGATTACAGCATCATGACAGCGGAAGATATGGTGGTGGTTAGCCTGAAAACTGGCGAAGTGGTTGAAGGGAATAAAAAACCCTCTTCCGACACCCCTACCCATCGTCTGCTGTATCTGCAATTCCCGCACATCGGTGGAATCGTCCATACACATTCCCGCCATGCGACTATCTGGGCGCAGGCCGGGCAATCGATCCCTGCGACGGGAACCACCCATGCGGATTACTTCTACGGCGCCATTCCCTGTACGCGCAAAATGACCGACGACGAGATCAATGGCGACTACGAGTGGCAAACCGGGGAAGTGATTGTGAAAACTTTTGCTGAACGTGGAATAGATGCCGCACAAATGCCCGGCGTACTGGTGCATTCCCACGGCCCGTTTGCCTGGGGAAAAGATCCGGTTGATGCCGTACACAACGCCATAGTGCTGGAAGAAGTCGCCTATATGGGCATATTCTGCCGCCAACTTGCTCCGGAATTACCGGATATGCAGCAAACGTTATTGGATAAGCATTATTTGCGTAAGCATGGGGCTAAAGCTTATTACGGGCAGTAA
- the polB gene encoding DNA polymerase II, which produces MSQARQGFLLTRHWRDSPLGTEVEFWLATDDGPVKVRLPHQESVAFIPQSQRSETERLLANESQYRLTPLPLKDFHRQPICGLYCRQHRQLMRIEKLLRDGGITVYEADIRPPERFLMERFITAPVWFSGEPKNNVIVETKLKPAPDYRPPLKWVSLDIETNRHGELYCIGLEGCGQRIVYMLGPENGDASGLDFTLEYVASRPLLLERLNAWFAEHDPDVLIGWNVVQFDLRVLQKMADRYQVPLRLGRGNSLLEWREHGFKQGVFFAQAAGRVIIDGIEALRSAFWNFSSFSLEAVSQELLGEGKAIDNPWQRMDEIDRRFAEDKPALAKYNLKDCELVTRIFHKTELMPFLLERATVNGLPLDKHGGSVAAFGHLYIPRMHRAGYVAPNLGDVPPQASPGGYVMDSRPGLYDSVLVLDYKSLYPSIIRTFLIDPVGLVEGMAHPEPEHSVDGFLGAHFSRTTHCLPEIVGQIWSGRDEAKRHGNKPLSQALKIIMNAFYGVLGTSACRFFDPRLASSITMRGHQIMLQTKALIESQGYDVIYGDTDSTFVWLKKAHSEQDAARIGKQLVDHVNTWWKTHLQETQQLDSQLELEFESHFCRFLMPTIRGTVEGSKKRYAGMIQENDKQRMVFKGLETVRTDWTPLAQTFQQTLYLRVFRNEPYQDYIRETIASLMAGELDDQLIYRKRLRRPLSEYQKNVPPHVRAARLADEHNQRLGRPAQYQNRGTIKYVITTNGPEPVDYQQSPLDYDHYLTRQLQPVAEGILPFLEDDFATLMTGQLGLF; this is translated from the coding sequence GTGTCGCAAGCTCGTCAGGGGTTTCTTTTAACTCGCCATTGGCGAGATTCCCCGCTCGGTACTGAAGTTGAGTTTTGGCTGGCAACGGACGATGGGCCGGTGAAAGTGCGTCTGCCGCACCAGGAATCTGTCGCCTTTATTCCGCAATCACAGCGTTCTGAAACCGAACGCCTGCTCGCTAACGAAAGCCAGTATCGCCTCACGCCGCTGCCTCTCAAAGATTTTCATCGTCAGCCCATTTGCGGGCTTTATTGCCGCCAGCATCGCCAACTTATGCGTATTGAAAAACTGCTGCGCGATGGCGGCATTACGGTTTATGAAGCCGATATTCGCCCACCTGAACGGTTTTTGATGGAGCGCTTTATTACCGCGCCGGTCTGGTTTAGCGGTGAGCCAAAAAATAACGTAATTGTTGAAACGAAACTTAAACCCGCACCGGACTATCGCCCGCCGCTGAAATGGGTGTCGCTGGATATCGAAACCAATCGTCATGGCGAGCTGTATTGCATCGGACTTGAAGGCTGCGGGCAGCGAATCGTCTACATGCTTGGCCCGGAAAATGGCGATGCCAGCGGGCTGGATTTTACACTGGAATATGTTGCCAGCCGCCCGCTGCTTTTAGAAAGACTCAACGCCTGGTTTGCCGAGCACGATCCTGACGTTTTGATTGGCTGGAATGTCGTGCAGTTCGATTTGCGTGTGCTGCAGAAAATGGCGGATCGCTATCAGGTGCCGCTACGTCTTGGGCGGGGAAACAGTTTGCTGGAATGGCGCGAGCACGGTTTTAAACAAGGCGTATTTTTCGCTCAGGCCGCGGGCCGCGTGATTATTGATGGTATCGAAGCGCTGCGATCCGCATTCTGGAATTTCTCTTCGTTTTCGCTGGAAGCGGTGTCCCAGGAACTGCTCGGTGAAGGTAAAGCCATTGATAATCCATGGCAGCGAATGGACGAAATCGATCGCCGTTTTGCCGAAGATAAACCTGCGCTTGCGAAATACAACCTTAAAGACTGCGAGCTGGTGACGCGGATTTTCCATAAAACGGAGCTGATGCCCTTCCTGCTTGAACGGGCAACGGTGAATGGTTTGCCACTTGATAAACACGGCGGTTCGGTTGCCGCGTTTGGTCATTTATATATTCCGCGTATGCACCGGGCGGGTTACGTCGCACCTAATCTTGGGGATGTGCCGCCGCAGGCAAGCCCCGGAGGCTATGTAATGGACTCGCGCCCCGGCCTGTATGACTCGGTGTTAGTGCTGGATTACAAAAGCCTTTATCCGTCGATTATTCGCACTTTTCTTATCGACCCGGTTGGCCTGGTTGAAGGTATGGCGCATCCGGAACCTGAACATTCGGTGGACGGTTTTCTAGGCGCGCATTTTTCCAGAACCACACATTGCCTGCCGGAAATCGTCGGGCAAATCTGGTCCGGCCGCGATGAGGCAAAGCGTCACGGAAATAAACCATTGTCCCAGGCATTGAAAATCATCATGAATGCCTTTTATGGCGTACTGGGCACCAGCGCGTGTCGTTTCTTTGATCCGCGTCTGGCGTCGTCGATCACCATGCGTGGTCATCAGATCATGCTGCAAACTAAAGCCTTGATTGAATCCCAGGGGTATGACGTGATTTACGGTGATACCGATTCCACGTTTGTCTGGCTCAAAAAAGCGCATTCCGAGCAAGACGCAGCGCGCATTGGTAAGCAGTTAGTCGACCATGTGAATACCTGGTGGAAGACTCATCTGCAAGAAACGCAGCAGTTGGATAGCCAGCTTGAGCTGGAGTTTGAGTCCCATTTTTGCCGTTTCCTGATGCCGACGATTCGCGGCACCGTTGAAGGTTCCAAAAAACGCTACGCCGGAATGATTCAGGAAAACGATAAGCAAAGGATGGTGTTTAAAGGGCTGGAAACGGTGCGCACTGACTGGACGCCTTTAGCCCAAACATTCCAGCAAACGCTGTATTTGCGGGTGTTTCGCAACGAGCCGTACCAGGACTATATTCGCGAAACCATCGCCAGTTTGATGGCCGGTGAGCTGGACGATCAGTTGATTTACCGTAAGCGGCTGCGTCGGCCGCTAAGCGAATATCAGAAAAATGTGCCACCACATGTACGCGCGGCACGTCTTGCAGATGAACATAATCAACGACTTGGCCGCCCGGCGCAGTATCAGAACCGGGGCACCATCAAGTATGTGATTACCACCAATGGCCCTGAACCGGTGGATTATCAGCAATCGCCTCTGGATTACGATCACTACCTGACCCGCCAGCTCCAGCCGGTGGCAGAAGGAATTTTACCTTTCCTTGAGGATGACTTTGCTACACTGATGACAGGGCAATTGGGGCTATTTTGA
- the rapA gene encoding RNA polymerase-associated protein RapA, translated as MPFTLGQRWISDTESELGLGTVVALDPRMVTLLYPATGENRLYARNDSPITRVMFNPGDTVTSHEGWQLKVDEVKEENGLLAYIGTRLDTEEAGTMLREVFLDSKLVFSKPQDRLFAGQIDRMDRFALRYRSRVYQSEQYRQPWSGLRGMRTSLIPHQLNIAHDVGRRHAPRVLLADEVGLGKTIEAGMILHQQLLAGSAERVLIVVPETLQHQWLVEMLRRFNLRFSLFDDERYAEAQHDSDNPFETEQLVICSLDFVRRSKQRLEHLCEAEWDLMVVDEAHHLVWSENAPSREYQAIEQLAEHIPGILLLTATPEQLGMESHFARLRLLDPSRFHDFEQFVEEQQHYRPVADAVALLLAGNHLTNEQLNMLSDLIGEQDIEPLLQTANSTREGSDAARQELISMLMDRHGTSRVLFRNTRNGVKGFPKRELHTIRLPLPMQYQTAIKVSGIMAARKSVEERARDMLYPEQIYQEFEGDSGTWWNFDPRVEWLMGHLTSHRSQKVLVICAKATTALQLEQVLREREGIRAAVFHEGMSIIERDRAAAWFAEEDTGAQVLLCSEIGSEGRNFQFASNLVMFDLPFNPDLLEQRIGRLDRIGQAHDIQIHVPYLEKTAQSVLVNWFHEGLDAFEHTCPTGRAIYDNVYPQLIEYLAAPENTDGFDTLIKQCREQHDALKLQLEQGRDRLLEIHSNGGEKSQALAEAISEQDNDTNLVSFALNLFDIVGINQDDRGDNMVVLTPGDHMLVPDFPGLPEDGCTITFERDVALSREDAQFVTWEHPIIRNGLDLILSGDTGSCALSLLKNKALPVGTLLLELVYVVEAKAPKQLQLNRFLPPTPVRMLVDKNGTNLAAQVEFESFNRQLSTVNRHTGSKLVNAVQQDVHAILQLAEEKVEAEAQVLIKAAREEADEKLSAELSRLEALRAVNPNIRDDELEAIESNRQHVLESLAQANWRLDALRLIVVTHQ; from the coding sequence ATGCCTTTTACACTTGGTCAACGTTGGATCAGCGATACCGAAAGCGAACTGGGACTGGGTACCGTGGTCGCATTAGACCCACGCATGGTAACCCTGCTTTATCCTGCAACCGGTGAAAATCGTCTGTATGCCAGAAATGACTCGCCTATCACACGCGTGATGTTTAATCCGGGTGATACCGTCACCAGCCATGAAGGCTGGCAACTCAAAGTTGATGAAGTTAAGGAAGAAAATGGCTTGCTGGCCTACATCGGTACGCGTCTGGATACCGAAGAAGCCGGGACCATGCTGCGTGAAGTGTTCCTCGACAGCAAACTGGTCTTCAGCAAACCGCAGGACCGACTGTTTGCCGGGCAAATTGACAGAATGGATCGTTTCGCCCTGCGCTATCGCTCTCGCGTTTATCAAAGCGAGCAGTACCGTCAGCCGTGGAGCGGCCTGCGCGGCATGCGTACCAGCCTGATTCCGCATCAGCTTAACATCGCTCACGATGTCGGCCGCCGTCATGCGCCACGCGTTTTACTGGCTGATGAAGTGGGTTTAGGTAAAACCATCGAAGCCGGGATGATTTTGCACCAGCAACTGCTGGCTGGCAGCGCTGAACGTGTGTTGATCGTGGTGCCAGAAACCCTGCAACATCAGTGGCTGGTCGAAATGCTCCGCCGCTTTAACCTGCGCTTCTCTCTGTTTGATGACGAGCGTTATGCCGAAGCCCAGCACGACAGCGATAACCCATTCGAAACAGAACAACTGGTTATCTGTTCGCTGGATTTCGTGCGCCGCAGCAAGCAGCGTCTTGAGCATCTGTGTGAAGCAGAATGGGATTTGATGGTGGTTGATGAAGCCCACCACCTGGTATGGAGCGAAAACGCACCAAGCCGTGAATACCAGGCGATTGAACAACTCGCAGAACATATTCCAGGTATTTTGCTGTTAACCGCAACGCCTGAACAATTAGGTATGGAAAGCCACTTTGCACGTCTGCGTTTGCTGGACCCAAGCCGCTTCCACGATTTCGAGCAGTTTGTTGAAGAACAGCAGCATTACCGCCCGGTCGCCGATGCCGTGGCATTGCTGCTGGCAGGCAATCATCTGACCAATGAGCAACTCAACATGTTGAGCGATCTGATTGGCGAGCAAGATATTGAGCCTCTGCTGCAAACCGCAAACAGCACCCGTGAAGGGAGTGATGCGGCGCGTCAGGAGCTGATTTCCATGCTGATGGACCGCCACGGCACCAGCCGCGTGCTGTTCCGTAACACCCGTAACGGCGTGAAAGGTTTCCCGAAACGCGAACTGCATACCATCCGTTTGCCGCTGCCGATGCAGTACCAGACCGCGATTAAAGTGTCCGGCATTATGGCGGCACGTAAATCTGTGGAAGAGCGCGCGCGCGACATGCTCTACCCTGAGCAAATTTATCAGGAGTTTGAAGGCGATAGCGGCACATGGTGGAACTTCGACCCTCGCGTTGAATGGCTGATGGGGCACCTGACCAGCCACCGCTCTCAAAAAGTGCTGGTGATCTGCGCCAAAGCCACCACCGCACTGCAACTTGAGCAAGTCCTGCGCGAGCGCGAAGGTATTCGTGCCGCCGTGTTCCATGAAGGGATGTCGATTATCGAACGCGACCGCGCTGCGGCCTGGTTTGCGGAAGAAGATACCGGTGCGCAAGTTTTACTGTGCTCTGAAATTGGTTCCGAAGGCCGTAACTTCCAATTTGCCAGCAATCTGGTGATGTTCGATCTGCCGTTTAACCCGGATTTGCTGGAGCAGCGTATCGGTCGTCTGGACCGTATCGGTCAGGCGCACGACATTCAGATCCACGTTCCCTACCTGGAAAAAACCGCACAGTCGGTGCTGGTGAACTGGTTCCATGAAGGTCTGGATGCGTTCGAACACACTTGCCCGACGGGCCGCGCGATTTACGACAATGTCTATCCGCAACTGATCGAGTATTTAGCCGCGCCAGAAAACACAGACGGTTTCGATACGCTTATTAAGCAATGTCGCGAACAGCATGACGCCCTGAAACTTCAGCTTGAGCAGGGTCGTGACCGCCTGCTGGAAATCCACTCTAACGGCGGTGAGAAATCACAGGCGCTGGCAGAAGCGATTTCTGAGCAAGATAACGACACGAATCTGGTGAGTTTCGCGCTGAACTTGTTCGATATTGTCGGCATTAATCAGGACGACCGCGGCGATAACATGGTCGTCCTGACGCCAGGCGATCATATGCTGGTGCCGGACTTCCCAGGCCTTCCTGAAGATGGCTGCACCATTACGTTTGAACGTGATGTGGCGCTGTCACGCGAAGATGCGCAGTTTGTCACCTGGGAGCACCCGATCATTCGCAACGGCCTGGATCTGATTCTGTCTGGCGATACCGGTAGCTGTGCGCTATCACTGCTGAAAAACAAAGCGCTGCCGGTTGGCACGCTGTTGCTGGAGCTGGTGTACGTTGTTGAGGCTAAAGCGCCGAAACAATTGCAGCTTAACCGCTTCCTGCCGCCAACGCCGGTTCGTATGCTGGTAGACAAAAACGGCACCAACCTCGCGGCTCAGGTTGAGTTTGAGAGCTTTAACCGCCAGTTAAGCACGGTGAACCGCCATACCGGCAGTAAGCTTGTGAATGCGGTGCAGCAAGATGTGCATGCGATTTTGCAACTGGCGGAAGAGAAAGTCGAAGCCGAGGCACAAGTGCTGATTAAAGCCGCTCGTGAAGAGGCCGACGAAAAATTGAGTGCGGAACTTTCTCGCCTGGAAGCGCTGAGAGCGGTCAACCCGAACATTCGTGATGATGAACTCGAGGCTATCGAGAGCAATCGTCAACACGTGTTGGAAAGCCTTGCGCAGGCCAACTGGCGTCTGGATGCATTGCGCCTCATCGTTGTGACGCATCAGTAG
- the rluA gene encoding bifunctional tRNA pseudouridine(32) synthase/23S rRNA pseudouridine(746) synthase RluA, with protein MIMEPYNPPTEPWLVILYQDEHIMVVNKPSGLLSVPGRLDEHKDSVMTRIQRDFPQAESVHRLDMATSGVIAVALTKAAERELKRQFREREPKKQYVARVWGHPQPEEGLIDLPLICDWPNRPKQKVCYETGKSAQTEYQVLEYAADNTARVQLKPITGRSHQLRVHMLALGHPILGDRFYASPEALALAPRLQLHAEMLTITHPEYGTPMTFRAPADF; from the coding sequence ATGATTATGGAACCCTATAACCCGCCGACCGAGCCCTGGCTGGTCATCCTTTATCAGGATGAACACATTATGGTGGTCAACAAGCCTTCGGGTTTGTTGTCCGTTCCAGGACGTCTTGATGAACATAAAGACAGCGTGATGACGCGCATTCAACGCGACTTTCCGCAAGCTGAATCTGTACATCGTCTGGATATGGCTACCAGCGGCGTGATTGCCGTTGCGCTGACCAAAGCCGCCGAACGCGAGCTGAAGCGCCAGTTCCGTGAACGTGAGCCGAAGAAGCAGTACGTAGCGCGGGTTTGGGGCCATCCTCAGCCGGAAGAAGGTTTGATAGATTTACCGCTGATTTGTGACTGGCCGAACAGGCCAAAGCAGAAAGTGTGTTATGAAACCGGCAAGTCGGCGCAAACGGAATACCAGGTGCTGGAGTATGCAGCGGATAACACCGCTCGTGTGCAGCTAAAGCCGATTACCGGGCGCTCGCATCAGCTACGTGTTCATATGCTGGCGTTAGGCCACCCGATTCTGGGCGATCGTTTCTACGCGTCCCCGGAAGCGCTGGCCTTAGCGCCGCGCCTGCAACTGCATGCCGAAATGCTGACCATTACTCACCCTGAGTATGGAACGCCGATGACGTTTCGCGCCCCGGCTGACTTCTAA
- the djlA gene encoding co-chaperone DjlA: MQYWGKVLGVAIALIMGGGFWGVVIGLLIGHAIDKMRSRRQQSWFSNQQQRQSLFFSTTFEVMGHLTKSKGRVTEADIQIASLLMDRMQLHGDARSAAQHAFRVGKENGYPLREKMRQLRSVCFGRFDLIRMFLEIQIQAAFADGSLHPNEREVLYVIAEELGISRVQFDQFLRMMEGGQQFGGGYNQSQGGFQQQRGPTLEDACNVLGVKSNDDATTIKRAYRKLMSEHHPDKLVAKGLPPEMMEMAKQKAQEIQKAYDLIKTAKGFK; this comes from the coding sequence ATGCAGTATTGGGGAAAAGTACTCGGTGTCGCAATAGCACTTATTATGGGCGGTGGCTTCTGGGGTGTGGTGATAGGGTTACTGATTGGCCATGCCATTGATAAAATGCGCAGCCGTCGTCAGCAGTCCTGGTTTTCTAACCAGCAACAGCGTCAGTCACTGTTTTTTAGCACCACATTTGAGGTAATGGGCCATCTGACTAAGTCAAAAGGGCGCGTTACTGAAGCAGATATTCAGATTGCTTCGCTACTGATGGATCGTATGCAATTGCATGGCGATGCACGTAGTGCGGCGCAGCATGCGTTTCGTGTAGGTAAAGAGAACGGCTACCCGCTGCGCGAGAAAATGCGGCAGTTACGTAGCGTATGTTTTGGACGTTTTGACCTGATTCGGATGTTTCTTGAAATTCAAATTCAGGCGGCGTTTGCGGACGGCTCTTTGCATCCTAACGAGCGTGAAGTGTTGTACGTTATTGCAGAAGAGCTGGGTATTTCCCGCGTCCAGTTCGATCAATTCCTGCGAATGATGGAAGGCGGTCAGCAATTCGGCGGTGGTTACAACCAATCGCAGGGCGGTTTCCAGCAACAGCGTGGCCCAACGCTTGAAGATGCCTGCAACGTTCTGGGCGTTAAAAGTAACGATGATGCCACTACCATTAAGCGCGCATACCGTAAATTAATGAGTGAGCATCACCCGGATAAACTGGTCGCAAAAGGTTTGCCACCGGAAATGATGGAGATGGCTAAGCAGAAGGCGCAGGAAATTCAAAAAGCGTACGATCTGATTAAGACGGCGAAGGGATTTAAATAA